The Chryseobacterium indologenes genomic sequence TTTACATACCTCGATATATATGTCTTAGTTTAATCTTTATTTTGATCATCTTAAACAATTAATTCTATTTTTTTATACTATTTCTCTATAATGTATTTTGATTGGCCCATCATTTACCAAATTGGTAATAAAGTATTTTTAAAACAGATGTATTGATTTTGTATTGAATTTTTAACGTTAATTCTGTTTGTTTTTTATTGTGATTATTTTTTGCTTTTCAATATGTTGTATTAATGTTGTACATGTGTAGTATGTTCTTTTTACTTTTATTCAATTTAAAATATGAATGGATATCTCAATTTTGAGACCGTTTTTTTATTAAGGGGAATCAGATAAAAGATCAGGAATGTCCACTGAAAAAATCAAGCATATTTTCCAGTGCATATTCTGAATGCATTCTTTCTCCATTCTCAAGTGATTCCTGAATGGCTGTATCCGCTTGCTTACGCATATTTGTCTCGTAAGCGGCAATCGCTTCTTTTAGTGTATTGTATTGACTATTTGTGAGATATTCACTCAGTTTCAAAGCGTCGAGCATTGCCATATTGGCTCCTTCGCCGGCAAACGGAGGCATTACATGGGCTGCATCACCTATTAAAGTCAGGTTAGGTTGGGTCTCCCAAGCCTGATCTAAAGGCATATAATAAATCGGACGAGGAATAAAGGGAGTATAAGCATGTTCAAATAATTCATCCCAAATATTACTCCATTCTGAATACTGTTCTTTAAACCATCGTAGAACTTCGGTAGTATCGGAAAAATCAAGATTACTTGTTTCCGGCCAATTTTCATCTGCTTTAAAACTGGCATAAAATCCGAGATCACCATTTCCTTTCTGTCCTATCAATATATTTTGAGCATTTCCAAAAGCCATGATTTTACCACTGTTAATTAAGGCATCAATTTGTGGAGCTGCTGTCTTTGAAACGTTTCCTTCCAGCATCAATACTCCTGAATAAACAGGTTTGATGTCTGTAAGGTAAGGACGGATCTTTGAACGGGCTCCATCCGAAGCAATGACAAGATCGGCATAAGCTGAAATTCCGTTTTTAAAGTGAAGTATCCAACCTTCATTCTGTGGTTCCATGGAAATAAAGTGACTGTCCCATAGTACCGTATCGGGCTGTAAAGACTTCAGCAACATTGTTCTTAAAGGACCGCGATCTATTTCGGGCCGAAAATGTTCATGACCAAAATTTTCTTCGGGTTTTGTTTCATGGTCACTGTAAAGCACTTCTGTTTGTGGATTGAGGATGAGTGTTTTATCGGCTCCGGGGCGGAAGGTCTTTTTAAATTCTTCCATGAGATCGGCCTTCCTTAAAGCAGCCAATCCCGAATCTTCATGCAAGTCAAGAGGGGAACCCTGAACACGGGCATGTTGGTTTATATCTCTTTCGTATACCTTTACATTGGCATTTTTCAATTGTAAAAGTCTGGCCAGGGTAAGTCCCGCAGGACCACCACCTACAATCGCTATCGATTTATGATCTGTCAGCATGTTAATTTAAATTTTACAATGCAAATTTATTCCCCTTTCAATACGGATAATAGTACAAATCGGTCGTTTTTATTTTTGGATAATTCTTTGGGAGCCACTCCCGAAAACTTTTTGATTTCTTTGATGAAATGATTCTGATCGGTATAATTAAGTTCGGGAAAGAGCTTACCGTGGGCAATATGTTCCAATGATGCTCTGAAGCGTAAAATAGTACAGTAAGCTTTTAAAGACAATCCCAGCTGTTTGGTGAAATAACGGTTGATCTGACGGCTGCTCCAGCCCACTTGTTCCGAGAGTTCCTGCACGCTCATTTCACCATTTGATAAATACATCAGCTCAAAAAGCCTCAGTTTTCTTTCATCGGTTTTCACCGGTAACAATTCTTTAATTATTTCTGTCGCTTTTTGAGAACAAAGTTCAAAACTTTGAATGTCATCTGCTGTGAAACCCCAGAAATCGGGAGGAAGTTCTTTTCCTGTGTTTAATAGATCGGCAATAGAAGCTTGTAAAATATATTCAACAGCAATCGGTTTAAAACTTATGATAAAAGCTGTTGTTTTTGGTGGGATCTGTCTTTGTTCGGGATAGGTTTCCAATCCTAAAAGTGTAATGTGAAAAGGTTCCGTGGGAGATTGAGACAAAAACAGATCAATTCTTCCATCGGGAATCACAACAACTTCTTTAGGTTCATTTGAAGCATTATGAAAAGTGCCCAGATTTTCTACAAAATCAGCAATAATATGGTCGGGCTTGATAAATTTGTATTGAAAGTCATTATCCATAGGTAGCAAATTGCAGGAATTATTTCAGCTAATGAAGATACGAAAAATGAAAAGGTATAGAGTAAAAGCAATATTTTAGTAGAGAAAATTTTGAGCACATTAGCAGATTTCCTTGTTAAGATCTGTCTGACTTGCAAAATCTGTAAGATTTGCGGAAGAAGAGAGTTGAGTAAACGATAATTCTATAAAAGATAAAATCCCGGAGCCCTAAATGAGAACAATCTTAAGTCTTCTCAGCTCCATTGCATTTTTCAACAATAATTTTAAAAATAAAAAAACCCGGACTATCAATGACAGCCCGGGTTTTAACAAGATTAAAAAAATTTAGAATGAATACCCTAAAGAAACCATTACGTTTCTTGGAGCGCCCGGGAACGCTCGGGTATAATCAAAACCTCCCAGGAAATAATATTTGTTGAAAACGTTGTTGACATTTACTGCCATTTTCATTTTTCCGATGTGATAATAAACCGCTGCATTTACAGTGGTATAAGAAGGCCATTCTCCCCACAGCGCATTTCCGGTACTGTCTTTTCCAATGCTGTTATCCATACGTCTGGTGTCTACATAATACACTCCCGCTCCAAATCCCAAACCTTTCAAAGCTGAGGTTGAGAAAACATATTTCAGCCACATGCTGGCCATATTTTGGGGAGCTCCCGGTAAAGCTTGATCCACTTCTGAAGCAATAGAAGAGGATTTAACCTCTGTTTGGTTCCAGGTATAATTGGCCATCACCTGAAATTCTTTGGTCAGCTGGCCGCGGATATCAATCTCAACCCCTTTTGACACTGCCTGTCCGGATTGCCTGTAAACCGGAAATCCTGTAGTACTGATTTCACCTGTGGCAATCAACATATTTTTACGTTCAATCCGGAATAAAGACAAATCCATTTGCAATTGGTTCTTAAAAAATCCTGTTTTAAGACCTGTCTCAATCTGGAAACTATGTTCTGCTGTGAAAGGTTTATCAGCTCCATAATCATGATAGTTCTGAATGAAATTGGCACCAACAGGGGCGAATCCCTGTGAGTAGCTTGCGAAATAATTAATCTGATCATTAATCTGGTAGGTCAGTCCAACACGGGGTAGCCATGCATTTTGCGTGGCATGAAAACGATCCGCGGCACTTACGGTTTCTGAATAATAATGCTCATGACGTAATCCGACCACCAATTTTAACCGGTCCGCAAAAGAAATCTGATCCTGTACGTAGATTCCGGTTGTTTTATAAGGACTCAGGAAAGGATAGTTACCTTGTGGCAGCCATACATAATTGCTGAGATCATGAGTGGTATACGTAGGATTGTTGAGGTCAAAGGTCAACGGGACAATCTTTCCGTCTATTTTTTGTTGTCTGGCTTCTCTTTGCCGGTTGTTGCTGTCTCCTTCATACTGGGCATAATCGACTCCCGCAATGATATGATGTTCTGTTTTATGCCCGGTAAGATCCCATTTCAGATAGACTACGGAATTATCTGTGTAGTCTTTTCCGTGACGGTCAAAGAAACGCATATTCATAATCGTATTGGCAGGAGCATTAGCATAACTGTTCAGCGTGCGGTGTTCATTGACATCCTCCTGGTAGATCGATTTCATATAACTGGCATTCAATGACAAATTATGAGTAAGCCGCTGGCTCAGCCTCGCACTGAATGATAATGTTTTCGTATTATAAAAATCAGAAGGTTGACTTAAAGTAAAAGAACGTGGTAAGGCGTAGAAGTCATTATTTCTCAACCCCATTCCCCGGTCAAGATAGCCGTGAAACTGATCATATACCCAATCAATATCCACCTGTGTCCCATCAAAAGGTTTAAAAGTAAATGACGGAGCCACCATAAAGTTTTTCTGTTGATTGACATTACGGAAGGTTTTGCTGTCTTCATAACCGGCATTCAGTCGGTACAGAATTTTCTTTTCTTTGTCTAAAGGGCCTCCAAGATCAATATTGGTACGGAAAGTCTGAAAGCTTCCCACGGAGAAATTAACAGATCCTTTTTGTGTTTCCAATGGTTTTTTAGTCACCATATTAATAGTACCTCCCGGTGTAATATCACCAAATAAAGAAGCTCCCGGTCCTTTTAAAACGGAAACGCTTTCTAAATTAATGGTCAATGGAGAACGATAATAACTATTACCATAGCTATATCCTGAGCGCAGACCATTCACCAGACGAATCCCGGTCTCATAGCCACTTTTGAAACCACGGATAATAAGATCATCATACGAAGAAGCTGTGGTAACTCCTGCCAGATCCTGTGCCACTTCACGGGTCGTATAGGCTTGTTTATCCTCCATGAACTCACTGCTGACGATAGAAACAGATTGAGGAAGATCTTTTAAGTTTCCTGAAAATTTTCCGCCTAATTCAAGAGTATTGGTAAGATAAGAATTGTTTCTTCTCGCGGTAATCAAGACCTCCTGAATATTTGTCTGATTTTCGGCAAGGCGAATGGTGATCCCGTTTTTATCATCATAAGAAAGAGAATCTATAGTGATATGGGATTCTGAATATCCTTTGGCGTCAATCATCAGCTGGGCCGGATACTGAACGGGTGTTTTAAATATAAAACTTCCGTCTTTGCTCGTTGTTGTGGGCGTTCCATGATTGATGGAAACAGTAGCATTCGAAATAATTTTACCTTCCTGATTTAAAACTTTTCCAAAAACAGGATGGGTTTCCTGTGCTGATAAGGCAAAAGGAAGTAGGAGCATTATACCATTGATGTACAATACTTTTTTGGCTGTGTGCTTCATTGTATCTTTCTACGTTGTAGTGTATTTATTGTCCTGAAATCATTAATTCCATGTGTAATGTAGGATAGCTGGCTTCGTAACAGGATTTCAGCAGTATAAAACCCTGTTTGAGCCAATATTCATATGCTCCCTGCAGGAAAGGGTGGGTATGCAGGTAGAGCCGTTTTATATTTTTTTGCTGTGCCCTCTTTACCAGTTCCTGAAATAATAAGGTGGCAACACCATTTCTCCGATGTTCTGGGTTTACAAATAACCTTGCAACTTCCACGGTCGTTTCGTCGCCGATATTCAGGTGAGGAAACCGGTAATCATAAGGCATCATTCCAATAACCCCTATCAGTTTTCCGTTGGTTGTGCGGGCCTGTAAAAAAGCTCCGGAATCGGAATGGATGTAATTTTGTTCAAAATTTACCAGATCTTTTGGAACAATCAACGGATCCAGTAACGGATATAGCTGACGTCTGAATTCCATAACATAAGGCAGTACTTCAAACACTTGATAGTCTTCCACCTTCGAAATGGTTATTTCTTCATGATTTTTCATATATTTTATTTTAATTGAGGTGCAAACATGGGAGTTCCCTGATTATCCAACACGTGTAAAGGAACCTGGTAAGTGTCTTCCAGAAGCTGTTTCAATTCATCTTTTTCCAGAGATTGAACAGGAACCAGCTCATTCTGACGCATGACAAAAAAATCATCGCCAAACTGAAAAGCAAGGTTAGGATCATGCATAACGCATAAAACCGTAGTGCCTTCATTCACCAGCTGGCGGATGACTTCCAGCACGGCAACCTGATAGTGCAGATCCAGATGATTGGTAGGTTCATCCAGCATTAAAATATCAGGTTTCTGAACCAAAACACGGCATAAGAGTACCAGTTGTCTTTCTCCGCCGGAAAGGGAAGTGTAAGATTTATCTTTTAAATGGGTTAAATTGAATTTTTGAAGGATATCTTCTACCGCTTCATAATCTGTTGATTGAGGAGAGAATCTTGAAAAAGAAGCCCGTCCGGTCAATACCACATCCATGACTTTAAACGGAAAAGTAGTCTGATGGAATTGAGTTAAAAAACCAAGACGGACCGGAGACTTTGTTCCTGTTTTTATTTTTCGACGCTCTTTACCGGCAATCCTGATGTTTCCTTTGTAATTTTTTTCAAGACCGGCTATGATTTTAAACAAAGTGGATTTACCGCTGCCGTTCCTGCCAAGGATCACAGAGAGTTTCCCTTTCTGAAATCCTGCATTTACATTTTTTAATACCTTATCTTTTCCGTAATCAAAAGAAAGCTGTTCTATACTAATCAGATGGGTCATGAGTTCCAGTTTATAGCTTTTTTTCGCATGAGATACATAAAAATCGGGGCACCGATGATCATCGTGAATACACCGATGGGAATTTCAAAAGGCATTACAGTTCGTGAGAAGTCATCAATCAGCAGTAAGAATGTTCCACCAATGCTGATATTAGCCCAAACTGTAATCGAATTATCAGGTCCGAAAATCATTCTGCTGATATGAGGAACAATCAACCCAAACAAACTGATCACTCCAACAGCTGCTACGGACGAAGCTGTAATCATAGTGGTAACGGCCATCAGGATTAGTTTCAAAAGGGTAGGATTCACCCCTACTGCCATCGCCTCATGATCTCCCAATGCCAGAAGGTTCAGCTTCCACCGAAGAATTACAATCACCAATAAACCAATGATAACAGGAAATATCGCAGTTTGGACTTTCTGCCAGGAGGCCGTATGCAGGTTTCCCATTGTCCATTGTACAATAGCCTGCAGTTTGTAAGGATCACTGAGATATTGCAATACCGTCAGCAATGCCGTAAATACTCCTGAAACGATCATCCCTGCCAGAACCATACTGACAATAGAAGTTTTAGCCCCCGCATAAGAAACCAGATAGGTGATGGCAACCGCAGCTACTCCGAAAATGAAGGCTGAAGCATTAACCGCCAAAACAGGGAATAACATCGCCAATGCAGCTCCAAAAGCTGAACCTGAGGAAATGCCCAACGTAAAAGGATCAACGATAGGATTTCTGAATACCGCCTGAAGAACACCTCCGGAGGAAGCCAGCGAAGCACCCACCAGAAAAGTAAGAACAATCCGCGGTAAGCGTACCTGCCATAAAATAGTAGGCAAACTTCCCTGCAAAACAGTTGTATCTTTGGACATTCCCAATTCTAAGGCTATGTGATGAAACAATTCCCCAAAACCTATATTCTGGCTGGAACCTATTACAAGGGAAATGCATACCAGAAGAACAGGAAACAGAATCAGTAATATGATATTTTTACTATATCGCTTCATCAGATCAATCCTTTTTGCCGTAGATGACTTCAAAGGCTTTTTTAACATCCTGATCAAGCTGTTCTTGTGTGTATTCAGGCATGCACCAGTGACGGAGCTGCTTGGCAAACAACATAAATTTCACCGTGTGCGGATCATACGGAAAGGAAGGAGACATCGCAAATACCTGTTTGTTTTTAACAGCCGGAAGAGCAGCCAGTTCCTTAAGATCATACACATCAGATAATCTGGAATTCCATAAAATAATTAAGTCAGGGTTCCATTTATACATGGTTTCTGCACTGATATTAGGTGCTTCTATCGGAACGGGACAGACATTCTGGGCCCCCGATAAGGTAATCGCCATATCGATCAGGCTTCCTTTCCCTGATGTGGACATGATGCGTCCTTTTGACCACGCATAGTAGATTTTTTTAGGAGATGATTCTTGGGAAGCTCTCATTTTTTTGACTTCTTCAGAAACATATCCTGTGATTTCTTCTGCACGTTTTTCTTTACCTAACAGTTTTCCTACATTTTTCAACTCATCAAGAATCTTCGCATCATTTAGAGATGAAAACGTAAATACTGGAATTCCCAGGTTTTCAAGCTGATTGATGTTATCCTGATCGGTATTAAAGGTGAGAACTAAGTCCGGTTTTAAACCGACAATACTTTCTGCATTGCTGGATTGTCCTCCAAAAGTGGGGGTGGCAATAGTTTTATTTTTGATGCGGTCATCCAGTTTTGAAAGAAAACTGTAGGTATCTTCCATTTCATAGATCTGCTGCGGGATCCCTACAATTTTTTTTCCTGCCTGAAGCATATACACATCATCCACCAACGCGTTGTACAATACGACAATCCGTATCGCTTCATGGGGAAGAGTAATGGCCTTGCCCCTGCTGTCCGTAGCAGTGACTTGTTGATCTGAAGATGCTGTATAGACAGAGTCTTTCGTTTTTTGACAGCTTTGTAAAAGGAGTATCACTGCAAAAAGAGATGTGATCAGGCTGTTTTTAATGTTCATATGCTTTATTTTTTGCCAGATGGCGTAGAGATTGGGTGGATAATAACTGCGAGTCTTTAAGCTCAATACGACCGCCATATCTTGTGGAGAGTTGTTCATAGAGACGTCCGTCGTAAGGAACGGCAAATTGTTGACCTGAGACGAGAAATACAGGCAGATGCTGATTTCCTATAAAATAACAGAAGTCTGCAGCTTCTCTATCATTTCTTACCGGAAAACATATAGTAAGACATGTTTTGATCGTAATAGCAGCCGTTAATTGACCATTACTATATAAAGCATCTCCTTGCTGCCATTCTTTTTTGAGCGGCAATCTCAGCTCTAAAACCAACCCGGACCTGGTAGCCCGGGTGAGTTTTTGTTTTTGAGTTTCAAACCATTCGATTTCCAGAACGTCAGGGTGTTGAGCGATGAGGTCAAGTCCTGTTTTTACTTCATCGATTACGACTGGTTGCACTGTATTCATATTAAGCTTCTTTAGCCGCATTTTCCTTTTTCAGTTGTACCTTTTCTTTCAGCCACTCGCACCATTGATCAATTCCCTCGCCGTTTAAAGTGCTGATCGTCATTACTTCTAAGTTTGGATTCACCTCATGAGCATCTTTTGTTACTGCCTCTACAGAGAACGGAACATAAGGAAGGAGGTCTGCTTTGGAAACGAGCATCAATTCACTGGTTAAGAACATACGAGGGTATTTTTTAGGCTTGTCATCACCTTCTGTGGAGGCAAGGAGTGTTACACGGTAATCTTCACCCAGATCAAAGGCAGAAGGGCAAAGCAGGTTTCCTACGTTTTCAATAAATAATAAATCTACCCCTTCCAGATCAATGTGATCCAAAGCCTGCAGAATCATCTGAGCTTCGATATGACACATTCCGCCGGTTACAATTTGCAGTGCGTTAATCCCCACTTCACGCATACGGATAGCGTCACGCTCTGTCTCAGGATCTCCCACCAGGATTGAAATATTAAGATCTCTGGCAAGACGTTTTCCTGTTTCCTGCATTAAAGTTGTTTTTCCTGATCCAGGAGAAGAGCACACATTGATGACACAAATACTATTTAAACGCTCTCTGATAGCTTTAGCTACAAAATCATTGGCTTTTAATAAATGAAGGGTTGTATTATCACATTGAACCGACCCTACGCGGTTTCCTAGACTTTTTGGATTCGCTGTTGACATATTAATGGTCTTTTTGTTTAAAAATTACTTTTGAGATAAAGAGTTCATTTCCCTGAACAATATGGGCGGACGGCGTGCCACAGTCCTGACATACAAACTTGTGATACCGGACAGGAAAGTCTTTATGACACTGCTCACAACGGGCGATAATATCATTGACAAAAACTTCCAGTTCCATTTCCCGGTACACAGGATGGTCGGTAATAAATGCATCAAATGCATTCTGAATCAGGACGGGCTGTACATTGGACAGGAGTCCTGCCGTTACCTGAACTTGTTGAATATCTTCAACTTTGGCGTTATAATGCTCTTCCAAGGTGTCAAAAATATCCTTCACTATACTTAATTCATGCATAGCTTATAGGTTTATAGGTGAGGTGACTATCCGAAATATTCGGATAATAAAATTCAAAATTGTTCGTAGGAAATCCCTTTGAATAAGGGTT encodes the following:
- a CDS encoding helix-turn-helix transcriptional regulator; translation: MDNDFQYKFIKPDHIIADFVENLGTFHNASNEPKEVVVIPDGRIDLFLSQSPTEPFHITLLGLETYPEQRQIPPKTTAFIISFKPIAVEYILQASIADLLNTGKELPPDFWGFTADDIQSFELCSQKATEIIKELLPVKTDERKLRLFELMYLSNGEMSVQELSEQVGWSSRQINRYFTKQLGLSLKAYCTILRFRASLEHIAHGKLFPELNYTDQNHFIKEIKKFSGVAPKELSKNKNDRFVLLSVLKGE
- a CDS encoding ABC transporter substrate-binding protein: MNIKNSLITSLFAVILLLQSCQKTKDSVYTASSDQQVTATDSRGKAITLPHEAIRIVVLYNALVDDVYMLQAGKKIVGIPQQIYEMEDTYSFLSKLDDRIKNKTIATPTFGGQSSNAESIVGLKPDLVLTFNTDQDNINQLENLGIPVFTFSSLNDAKILDELKNVGKLLGKEKRAEEITGYVSEEVKKMRASQESSPKKIYYAWSKGRIMSTSGKGSLIDMAITLSGAQNVCPVPIEAPNISAETMYKWNPDLIILWNSRLSDVYDLKELAALPAVKNKQVFAMSPSFPYDPHTVKFMLFAKQLRHWCMPEYTQEQLDQDVKKAFEVIYGKKD
- a CDS encoding urease accessory protein UreE produces the protein MNTVQPVVIDEVKTGLDLIAQHPDVLEIEWFETQKQKLTRATRSGLVLELRLPLKKEWQQGDALYSNGQLTAAITIKTCLTICFPVRNDREAADFCYFIGNQHLPVFLVSGQQFAVPYDGRLYEQLSTRYGGRIELKDSQLLSTQSLRHLAKNKAYEH
- a CDS encoding GNAT family N-acetyltransferase; the protein is MKNHEEITISKVEDYQVFEVLPYVMEFRRQLYPLLDPLIVPKDLVNFEQNYIHSDSGAFLQARTTNGKLIGVIGMMPYDYRFPHLNIGDETTVEVARLFVNPEHRRNGVATLLFQELVKRAQQKNIKRLYLHTHPFLQGAYEYWLKQGFILLKSCYEASYPTLHMELMISGQ
- a CDS encoding ABC transporter ATP-binding protein, yielding MTHLISIEQLSFDYGKDKVLKNVNAGFQKGKLSVILGRNGSGKSTLFKIIAGLEKNYKGNIRIAGKERRKIKTGTKSPVRLGFLTQFHQTTFPFKVMDVVLTGRASFSRFSPQSTDYEAVEDILQKFNLTHLKDKSYTSLSGGERQLVLLCRVLVQKPDILMLDEPTNHLDLHYQVAVLEVIRQLVNEGTTVLCVMHDPNLAFQFGDDFFVMRQNELVPVQSLEKDELKQLLEDTYQVPLHVLDNQGTPMFAPQLK
- a CDS encoding TonB-dependent siderophore receptor — its product is MKHTAKKVLYINGIMLLLPFALSAQETHPVFGKVLNQEGKIISNATVSINHGTPTTTSKDGSFIFKTPVQYPAQLMIDAKGYSESHITIDSLSYDDKNGITIRLAENQTNIQEVLITARRNNSYLTNTLELGGKFSGNLKDLPQSVSIVSSEFMEDKQAYTTREVAQDLAGVTTASSYDDLIIRGFKSGYETGIRLVNGLRSGYSYGNSYYRSPLTINLESVSVLKGPGASLFGDITPGGTINMVTKKPLETQKGSVNFSVGSFQTFRTNIDLGGPLDKEKKILYRLNAGYEDSKTFRNVNQQKNFMVAPSFTFKPFDGTQVDIDWVYDQFHGYLDRGMGLRNNDFYALPRSFTLSQPSDFYNTKTLSFSARLSQRLTHNLSLNASYMKSIYQEDVNEHRTLNSYANAPANTIMNMRFFDRHGKDYTDNSVVYLKWDLTGHKTEHHIIAGVDYAQYEGDSNNRQREARQQKIDGKIVPLTFDLNNPTYTTHDLSNYVWLPQGNYPFLSPYKTTGIYVQDQISFADRLKLVVGLRHEHYYSETVSAADRFHATQNAWLPRVGLTYQINDQINYFASYSQGFAPVGANFIQNYHDYGADKPFTAEHSFQIETGLKTGFFKNQLQMDLSLFRIERKNMLIATGEISTTGFPVYRQSGQAVSKGVEIDIRGQLTKEFQVMANYTWNQTEVKSSSIASEVDQALPGAPQNMASMWLKYVFSTSALKGLGFGAGVYYVDTRRMDNSIGKDSTGNALWGEWPSYTTVNAAVYYHIGKMKMAVNVNNVFNKYYFLGGFDYTRAFPGAPRNVMVSLGYSF
- a CDS encoding FAD-dependent monooxygenase, encoding MLTDHKSIAIVGGGPAGLTLARLLQLKNANVKVYERDINQHARVQGSPLDLHEDSGLAALRKADLMEEFKKTFRPGADKTLILNPQTEVLYSDHETKPEENFGHEHFRPEIDRGPLRTMLLKSLQPDTVLWDSHFISMEPQNEGWILHFKNGISAYADLVIASDGARSKIRPYLTDIKPVYSGVLMLEGNVSKTAAPQIDALINSGKIMAFGNAQNILIGQKGNGDLGFYASFKADENWPETSNLDFSDTTEVLRWFKEQYSEWSNIWDELFEHAYTPFIPRPIYYMPLDQAWETQPNLTLIGDAAHVMPPFAGEGANMAMLDALKLSEYLTNSQYNTLKEAIAAYETNMRKQADTAIQESLENGERMHSEYALENMLDFFSGHS
- a CDS encoding hydrogenase maturation nickel metallochaperone HypA yields the protein MHELSIVKDIFDTLEEHYNAKVEDIQQVQVTAGLLSNVQPVLIQNAFDAFITDHPVYREMELEVFVNDIIARCEQCHKDFPVRYHKFVCQDCGTPSAHIVQGNELFISKVIFKQKDH
- a CDS encoding iron ABC transporter permease, giving the protein MKRYSKNIILLILFPVLLVCISLVIGSSQNIGFGELFHHIALELGMSKDTTVLQGSLPTILWQVRLPRIVLTFLVGASLASSGGVLQAVFRNPIVDPFTLGISSGSAFGAALAMLFPVLAVNASAFIFGVAAVAITYLVSYAGAKTSIVSMVLAGMIVSGVFTALLTVLQYLSDPYKLQAIVQWTMGNLHTASWQKVQTAIFPVIIGLLVIVILRWKLNLLALGDHEAMAVGVNPTLLKLILMAVTTMITASSVAAVGVISLFGLIVPHISRMIFGPDNSITVWANISIGGTFLLLIDDFSRTVMPFEIPIGVFTMIIGAPIFMYLMRKKAINWNS
- the hypB gene encoding hydrogenase nickel incorporation protein HypB, whose product is MSTANPKSLGNRVGSVQCDNTTLHLLKANDFVAKAIRERLNSICVINVCSSPGSGKTTLMQETGKRLARDLNISILVGDPETERDAIRMREVGINALQIVTGGMCHIEAQMILQALDHIDLEGVDLLFIENVGNLLCPSAFDLGEDYRVTLLASTEGDDKPKKYPRMFLTSELMLVSKADLLPYVPFSVEAVTKDAHEVNPNLEVMTISTLNGEGIDQWCEWLKEKVQLKKENAAKEA